A genomic stretch from Canis lupus baileyi chromosome 3, mCanLup2.hap1, whole genome shotgun sequence includes:
- the C3H1orf174 gene encoding UPF0688 protein C1orf174 homolog, with amino-acid sequence MRSRKLTGAVRSSARLRARRCSARLASAREASTAVSARTVCQTSHKAADRRTSKKFKCDKGHLVKSELQKLAPQSDRVAVPRIPPESPGNSEPLGFAKEHALPPGKGAGAPAQPEAAGCPLRHATAVGDTCPAETEDSLALPAHTPLAGEEPHSSRSAQGGSTLHTEQAARPPLQTDDSVFLDEDSNQPMPVGRFFGNVELMQDLPPASSSCPSMSRREFRKMHFRAKDDEDDDDGAEM; translated from the exons ATGAGGAGCCGGAAG CTCACAGGTGCAGTGCGGTCTTCAGCGCGCCTGCGAGCCCGCCGTTGCTCGGCCAGGTTGGCCTCTGCTCGGGAAGCCAGCACCGCTGTGTCTGCCAGGACAGTATGTCAG ACGTCACACAAAGCTGCCGACAGACGAACGTCCAAGAAGTTCAAATGTGACAAAGGTCACCTGGTGAAATCAGAATTACAGAAACTAGCCCCTCAGAGTGACCGTGTTGCTGTGCCCAGAATACCACCCGAGAGCCCTGGTAACAGTGAGCCTCTGGGGTTTGCCAAAGAGCACGCGCTGCCCCCAGGAAAGGGGGCTGGAGCTCCTGCACAGCCGGAGGCCGCGGGGTGCCCCCTCAGGCACGCCACAGCTGTGGGCGACACTTGCCCAGCAGAGACGGAGGACAGCCTGGCCCTGCCAGCACACACACCTCTGGCTGGGGAGGAGCCTCACAGCAGCCGCTCAGCACAGGGTGGGTCCACACTGCACACCGAGCAGGCCGCAAGACCTCCGCTGCAGACGGATGACAGCGTCTTTCTGGATGAGGACAGCAACCAGCCAATGCCTGTGGGCCGGTTCTTCGGGAATGTGGAGCTCATGCAG GACCTTCCACCAGCTTCTTCGTCTTGTCCTTCAATGAGCAGACGAGAATTCAGGAAAATGCATTTCAGAGCCAAAGATGATGAAGACGATGATGATGGTGCAGAAATGTAG
- the DFFB gene encoding DNA fragmentation factor subunit beta isoform X3 → MFAVFRKPKTFKLRALHSQKKFGVAGRSCQEVLKKGCLHLQVPGWGPGTGCFHLQLPVAGSRLCLYEDGTELTGDYFWSVPDNSELVLLTSGQTWQGYVSDISGFLSAFHRPSAGLIQAARQLLSDERAPLRQKLLADLLHTISENIAAETRAEDPPWFEGLESRFQSKSGYLRYSCESRIRSYLREVNSYAPTVGEEAQGEYTRIVDLMCQKLRTVQYNGSYFDRGARAGLRLCTPEGWFCCQGPFDVDSCASKHSINPYGNRESRVLFSTWNLDHIIEKKRTVVPALAEAVTERDGREVAWEYFYSLLFTSENLKLVHIACHKKTTHKLSCDPHRIYKLPTKSKRRRPARKCQ, encoded by the exons ATGTTTGCGGTGTTCCGGAAGCCCAAGACGTTCAAGCTGCGGGCTCTGCACAGCCAGAAGAAGTTTGGGGTGGCGGGGAGGAGCTGCCAGGAGGTGCTGAAGAAGGGGTGCCTCCACCTGCAGGTGCCGGGCTGGGGTCCGGGGACCGGGTGCTTCCACCTGCAG CTCCCTGTCGCCGGCTCCCGTCTGTGCCTCTACGAAGACGGTACAGAGCTAACTGGAGATTACTTCTGGAGTGTGCCTGACAACTCGGAGCTGGTGCTTCTCACCTCGGGCCAGACCTGGCAAGGCT ATGTGAGTGACATCAGTGGCTTCCTCAGCGCGTTCCACAGGCCGTCCGCGGGGCTCATCCAGGCCGCTCGGCAGCTGCTCTCGGACGAGCGGGCCCCACTGCGGCAGAAGCTGCTGGCTGACCTCCTGCACACCATCAGCGAGAACATCGCGGCCGAGACCAGGGCCGAGGACCCACCATGGTTCGAAG GCTTAGAGTCTCGATTCCAGAGTAAGTCTGGGTACCTGAGGTACAGCTGCGAGAGCCGGATCCGGAGCTACCTGAGAGAG GTGAACTCGTATGCCCCCACTGTCGGCGAGGAGGCCCAGGGGGAGTATACCCGCATCGTTGATCTCATGTGCCAGAAGCTGAGGACGGTGCAATACAATGGCAGCTACTTTGACAGAGGAGCCAGGGCGGGCCTCCGGCTCTGCACCCCAGAAGGCTGGTTCTGCTGCCAG GGTCCTTTTGACGTGGACAGCTGTGCATCCAAACACTCCATCAATCCCTATGGTAATCGGGAGAGCCGGGTCCTCTTCAGCACGTGGAACTTGGACCACAT AATAGAAAAGAAGCGCACAGTGGTCCCTGCACTGGCGGAGGCTGTTACAGAGCGAGATGGCAGAGAAGTGGCCTGGGAGTACTTTTACAGCCTGCTCTTCACCTCTGAGAACCTGAAGTTGGTCCACATCGCCTGCCATAAGAAAACCACTCACAAGCTCAGCTGTGACCCACACAGGATCTACAAACTGCCGACGAAGTCCAAGAGGCGGCGGCCAGCCCGGAAGTGCCAGTGA
- the DFFB gene encoding DNA fragmentation factor subunit beta isoform X4, translated as MFAVFRKPKTFKLRALHSQKKFGVAGRSCQEVLKKGCLHLQLPVAGSRLCLYEDGTELTGDYFWSVPDNSELVLLTSGQTWQGYVSDISGFLSAFHRPSAGLIQAARQLLSDERAPLRQKLLADLLHTISENIAAETRAEDPPWFEGLESRFQSKSGYLRYSCESRIRSYLREVNSYAPTVGEEAQGEYTRIVDLMCQKLRTVQYNGSYFDRGARAGLRLCTPEGWFCCQGPFDVDSCASKHSINPYGNRESRVLFSTWNLDHIIEKKRTVVPALAEAVTERDGREVAWEYFYSLLFTSENLKLVHIACHKKTTHKLSCDPHRIYKLPTKSKRRRPARKCQ; from the exons ATGTTTGCGGTGTTCCGGAAGCCCAAGACGTTCAAGCTGCGGGCTCTGCACAGCCAGAAGAAGTTTGGGGTGGCGGGGAGGAGCTGCCAGGAGGTGCTGAAGAAGGGGTGCCTCCACCTGCAG CTCCCTGTCGCCGGCTCCCGTCTGTGCCTCTACGAAGACGGTACAGAGCTAACTGGAGATTACTTCTGGAGTGTGCCTGACAACTCGGAGCTGGTGCTTCTCACCTCGGGCCAGACCTGGCAAGGCT ATGTGAGTGACATCAGTGGCTTCCTCAGCGCGTTCCACAGGCCGTCCGCGGGGCTCATCCAGGCCGCTCGGCAGCTGCTCTCGGACGAGCGGGCCCCACTGCGGCAGAAGCTGCTGGCTGACCTCCTGCACACCATCAGCGAGAACATCGCGGCCGAGACCAGGGCCGAGGACCCACCATGGTTCGAAG GCTTAGAGTCTCGATTCCAGAGTAAGTCTGGGTACCTGAGGTACAGCTGCGAGAGCCGGATCCGGAGCTACCTGAGAGAG GTGAACTCGTATGCCCCCACTGTCGGCGAGGAGGCCCAGGGGGAGTATACCCGCATCGTTGATCTCATGTGCCAGAAGCTGAGGACGGTGCAATACAATGGCAGCTACTTTGACAGAGGAGCCAGGGCGGGCCTCCGGCTCTGCACCCCAGAAGGCTGGTTCTGCTGCCAG GGTCCTTTTGACGTGGACAGCTGTGCATCCAAACACTCCATCAATCCCTATGGTAATCGGGAGAGCCGGGTCCTCTTCAGCACGTGGAACTTGGACCACAT AATAGAAAAGAAGCGCACAGTGGTCCCTGCACTGGCGGAGGCTGTTACAGAGCGAGATGGCAGAGAAGTGGCCTGGGAGTACTTTTACAGCCTGCTCTTCACCTCTGAGAACCTGAAGTTGGTCCACATCGCCTGCCATAAGAAAACCACTCACAAGCTCAGCTGTGACCCACACAGGATCTACAAACTGCCGACGAAGTCCAAGAGGCGGCGGCCAGCCCGGAAGTGCCAGTGA
- the DFFB gene encoding DNA fragmentation factor subunit beta isoform X2, with protein MFAVFRKPKTFKLRALHSQKKFGVAGRSCQEVLKKGCLHLQLPVAGSRLCLYEDGTELTGDYFWSVPDNSELVLLTSGQTWQGSPGNWLFYLVLLLLADVSDISGFLSAFHRPSAGLIQAARQLLSDERAPLRQKLLADLLHTISENIAAETRAEDPPWFEGLESRFQSKSGYLRYSCESRIRSYLREVNSYAPTVGEEAQGEYTRIVDLMCQKLRTVQYNGSYFDRGARAGLRLCTPEGWFCCQGPFDVDSCASKHSINPYGNRESRVLFSTWNLDHIIEKKRTVVPALAEAVTERDGREVAWEYFYSLLFTSENLKLVHIACHKKTTHKLSCDPHRIYKLPTKSKRRRPARKCQ; from the exons ATGTTTGCGGTGTTCCGGAAGCCCAAGACGTTCAAGCTGCGGGCTCTGCACAGCCAGAAGAAGTTTGGGGTGGCGGGGAGGAGCTGCCAGGAGGTGCTGAAGAAGGGGTGCCTCCACCTGCAG CTCCCTGTCGCCGGCTCCCGTCTGTGCCTCTACGAAGACGGTACAGAGCTAACTGGAGATTACTTCTGGAGTGTGCCTGACAACTCGGAGCTGGTGCTTCTCACCTCGGGCCAGACCTGGCAAGGCT CGCCCGGGAACTGGCTCTTCTATCTGGTCCTCCTCCTGCTGGCAGATGTGAGTGACATCAGTGGCTTCCTCAGCGCGTTCCACAGGCCGTCCGCGGGGCTCATCCAGGCCGCTCGGCAGCTGCTCTCGGACGAGCGGGCCCCACTGCGGCAGAAGCTGCTGGCTGACCTCCTGCACACCATCAGCGAGAACATCGCGGCCGAGACCAGGGCCGAGGACCCACCATGGTTCGAAG GCTTAGAGTCTCGATTCCAGAGTAAGTCTGGGTACCTGAGGTACAGCTGCGAGAGCCGGATCCGGAGCTACCTGAGAGAG GTGAACTCGTATGCCCCCACTGTCGGCGAGGAGGCCCAGGGGGAGTATACCCGCATCGTTGATCTCATGTGCCAGAAGCTGAGGACGGTGCAATACAATGGCAGCTACTTTGACAGAGGAGCCAGGGCGGGCCTCCGGCTCTGCACCCCAGAAGGCTGGTTCTGCTGCCAG GGTCCTTTTGACGTGGACAGCTGTGCATCCAAACACTCCATCAATCCCTATGGTAATCGGGAGAGCCGGGTCCTCTTCAGCACGTGGAACTTGGACCACAT AATAGAAAAGAAGCGCACAGTGGTCCCTGCACTGGCGGAGGCTGTTACAGAGCGAGATGGCAGAGAAGTGGCCTGGGAGTACTTTTACAGCCTGCTCTTCACCTCTGAGAACCTGAAGTTGGTCCACATCGCCTGCCATAAGAAAACCACTCACAAGCTCAGCTGTGACCCACACAGGATCTACAAACTGCCGACGAAGTCCAAGAGGCGGCGGCCAGCCCGGAAGTGCCAGTGA
- the DFFB gene encoding DNA fragmentation factor subunit beta isoform X1: MFAVFRKPKTFKLRALHSQKKFGVAGRSCQEVLKKGCLHLQVPGWGPGTGCFHLQLPVAGSRLCLYEDGTELTGDYFWSVPDNSELVLLTSGQTWQGSPGNWLFYLVLLLLADVSDISGFLSAFHRPSAGLIQAARQLLSDERAPLRQKLLADLLHTISENIAAETRAEDPPWFEGLESRFQSKSGYLRYSCESRIRSYLREVNSYAPTVGEEAQGEYTRIVDLMCQKLRTVQYNGSYFDRGARAGLRLCTPEGWFCCQGPFDVDSCASKHSINPYGNRESRVLFSTWNLDHIIEKKRTVVPALAEAVTERDGREVAWEYFYSLLFTSENLKLVHIACHKKTTHKLSCDPHRIYKLPTKSKRRRPARKCQ; this comes from the exons ATGTTTGCGGTGTTCCGGAAGCCCAAGACGTTCAAGCTGCGGGCTCTGCACAGCCAGAAGAAGTTTGGGGTGGCGGGGAGGAGCTGCCAGGAGGTGCTGAAGAAGGGGTGCCTCCACCTGCAGGTGCCGGGCTGGGGTCCGGGGACCGGGTGCTTCCACCTGCAG CTCCCTGTCGCCGGCTCCCGTCTGTGCCTCTACGAAGACGGTACAGAGCTAACTGGAGATTACTTCTGGAGTGTGCCTGACAACTCGGAGCTGGTGCTTCTCACCTCGGGCCAGACCTGGCAAGGCT CGCCCGGGAACTGGCTCTTCTATCTGGTCCTCCTCCTGCTGGCAGATGTGAGTGACATCAGTGGCTTCCTCAGCGCGTTCCACAGGCCGTCCGCGGGGCTCATCCAGGCCGCTCGGCAGCTGCTCTCGGACGAGCGGGCCCCACTGCGGCAGAAGCTGCTGGCTGACCTCCTGCACACCATCAGCGAGAACATCGCGGCCGAGACCAGGGCCGAGGACCCACCATGGTTCGAAG GCTTAGAGTCTCGATTCCAGAGTAAGTCTGGGTACCTGAGGTACAGCTGCGAGAGCCGGATCCGGAGCTACCTGAGAGAG GTGAACTCGTATGCCCCCACTGTCGGCGAGGAGGCCCAGGGGGAGTATACCCGCATCGTTGATCTCATGTGCCAGAAGCTGAGGACGGTGCAATACAATGGCAGCTACTTTGACAGAGGAGCCAGGGCGGGCCTCCGGCTCTGCACCCCAGAAGGCTGGTTCTGCTGCCAG GGTCCTTTTGACGTGGACAGCTGTGCATCCAAACACTCCATCAATCCCTATGGTAATCGGGAGAGCCGGGTCCTCTTCAGCACGTGGAACTTGGACCACAT AATAGAAAAGAAGCGCACAGTGGTCCCTGCACTGGCGGAGGCTGTTACAGAGCGAGATGGCAGAGAAGTGGCCTGGGAGTACTTTTACAGCCTGCTCTTCACCTCTGAGAACCTGAAGTTGGTCCACATCGCCTGCCATAAGAAAACCACTCACAAGCTCAGCTGTGACCCACACAGGATCTACAAACTGCCGACGAAGTCCAAGAGGCGGCGGCCAGCCCGGAAGTGCCAGTGA